The DNA window ATTCCTGCATCGCGGCCATCAGGTCCAGGCGTCCAGTTCGCGCCGGGCGATGCCGGCCAGGGCCGACGCGTGCGCCGGCGAGTCGTTCAGGCAGGGGATGTAGCGCAGTTCGCCGCCGCGCGCGGCGAAGTCCGCGGCCAGCATGATCGCCACTTCCTCCAGGGTCTCCAGGCAGTCCACGGCGAAGCCCGGCGCGACCACGTCGACCTTGCGCACGCCGCGCGCCGCCAGCGCATCCAAGGTGTCGCTGGTGGCCGGTTCGAGCCAGCGTTCGCGGCCGAAGCGCGATTGGTAGCTCAGGCTCCAGGCCCCGTCGGACAGGCCCAGCGCATGGGCGATCGCGCGCGCGCCGGCTTCGCACTGGCGCGGGTAGGGGTCGCCGGCATCGGCGAAGCGCTGCGGCAGGCCGTGGAACGAGAACAGCAGATGTTCGCCCTCGCCGTGGTGCTGGCGGTGGCGATGGATCGAATCGGCGACCGCGCCGACCCAGGCCGGGTCGGCGTGGTAGTCGTGCAACAGGCGCGTTTCCAGGCCGGTCGCGGCCTGCAGCACGTCGCCGACCGAAGCGGTGGTCGAGGTCGAGTACTGCGGGTACAGCGGCAGCGCCAGCACCCGGCGCACGCCCTGCTCGCGCAGCCCGGCCAGCAACTGCTTCCACGAGGGTTGGCCGTAGCGCATCGCGTGCAGCACCCGCGCCTGCGGCAGCTCGCGCTGCACCGCCTCGGCCAGCCGGCGGGTGTGCACCGCCAGCGGCGAGCCCTCCGGCAGCCAGATGCTGGCGTACTTGTGCGCGACCTTGCCGCTGCGCAGCGGCAGGATGGCGAAATGCAGCAGCGGGCACCACAGCCAGCGGCTGAGGTCGACCACCCGGTGGTCGTGCAGGAATTCGGACAGGTAGCGCCGCACCGCAGCGGTGTTGGGCGCGTCGGGGGTGCCGAGATTGACCAGCACCACCGCGGTGTCGGCGGCGGCGCTGGCGTCGGCGGTGCTGGCATGAGCGGGCATCGGCATAGGATGACATCCGCGGGTGCGGCCACGGAATCTTTGCCGGATCGAATGTTTCGATCGCAGCGATAGATGGGGCCGGTACGGCGCGGAATTCCTCCGGCCGACGCCTATTCGCCCGGCAACGCTGTGTCGCAGCGGCGCCGGCGATGGCGCGACCGGGGCCACGCTCCGGCCGCGCGCGGATCGGCGATCCTGTGCACCGCGAGTGCCCGCCACGCGTTCGTCGTCTTCGCCGGCCCGGCCCTGTCCGACGGTTGCGCCCCCGGCTGGAGCCCGCATGAATCTTTTTCGTTCCCGCCCGATCCGTTTTTTCGCGTCCTGGTTCGCGGCCGCAGTGTCGTTGGCGCCGCCGGCCGCCGCGCAGCAGGTGTCCGACCGCGACTACCGGCCGCCGATCGCGCGACCGGCCTATGCCGCCGGCGCCGGTCCGCGCCTGTGCCTGGACGAGGGGCATCACAATTTCCATACCCTGGACGGCCGTTACTGGAGCTTCGGCGAGCTGTTGCGCCGCGACGGCTACGCGTTGCAGCCGCTGCGTGCGCGGCTGAGCGCGGCGTCGCTGCGGGATTGCTCGATCCTGGTGATCGCCAACGCCCAGCCCGGCGACGCGGACTGGAGCGACTACCCCACGCCGACGCCGTCGGCGTTCGATGCCGGCGAGGTGCGCGCGGTGCGGCGCTGGGTCGAACGCGGCGGGCGCTTGTGGCTGATCGCCGACCAC is part of the Lysobacter firmicutimachus genome and encodes:
- the hemH gene encoding ferrochelatase, translated to MPAHASTADASAAADTAVVLVNLGTPDAPNTAAVRRYLSEFLHDHRVVDLSRWLWCPLLHFAILPLRSGKVAHKYASIWLPEGSPLAVHTRRLAEAVQRELPQARVLHAMRYGQPSWKQLLAGLREQGVRRVLALPLYPQYSTSTTASVGDVLQAATGLETRLLHDYHADPAWVGAVADSIHRHRQHHGEGEHLLFSFHGLPQRFADAGDPYPRQCEAGARAIAHALGLSDGAWSLSYQSRFGRERWLEPATSDTLDALAARGVRKVDVVAPGFAVDCLETLEEVAIMLAADFAARGGELRYIPCLNDSPAHASALAGIARRELDAWT